In Mycobacterium gallinarum, a single window of DNA contains:
- a CDS encoding aspartate aminotransferase family protein: MTGSTAPQQLPNGQDLATAIAEGVRAHELDRAHVFHSWSAQAALKPMTVLAAQGSYVWDGDGNKLLDFSSQMVNTNIGHQHPKVIAAIAEQAAKLCTVAPAHVNAARSEAARLIAERTPGDLNRVFFTNGGADAVEHAVRMARLHTGRYKVLARYRSYHGGTDTAVNLTGDPRRWPNDYGTSGVVHFNGPFLYRSSFHSDNEEQETQRALEHLERLIQMENPLSFAALILESVPGTAGIMVPPPGYLKGVREICDRYGIVFIADEVMAGFGRTGKWFAIQHFDVVPDLITFAKGVTSGYVPLGGVAINESIAKTFADRPYPGGLTYSGHPLATACAVATINAMKDEGMVGNAARIGGDVLGPGLRELAAKHPSVGEVRGLGVFWAIELVTNRQTREPLAPYGGSSPAMGETLATCKANGLLPFANFNRIHAVPPCNVSDAEVADGLRMLDAALTVADGHTT; this comes from the coding sequence ATGACAGGGTCCACCGCGCCGCAACAGCTACCCAACGGGCAGGACCTTGCCACGGCGATCGCCGAGGGCGTGCGCGCACACGAACTCGACCGCGCCCACGTCTTCCACTCATGGTCGGCGCAGGCCGCACTGAAGCCGATGACCGTGCTCGCCGCACAAGGCTCCTACGTATGGGATGGTGACGGCAACAAACTGCTGGACTTCTCGTCGCAAATGGTCAACACGAACATCGGTCACCAGCACCCGAAAGTCATTGCCGCCATTGCCGAACAGGCCGCAAAGCTGTGTACCGTCGCGCCCGCGCACGTCAATGCCGCCCGCTCGGAGGCCGCACGGCTCATCGCGGAACGGACGCCCGGCGATCTCAACCGGGTGTTCTTCACCAACGGCGGCGCCGACGCCGTCGAACACGCCGTTCGCATGGCCCGGCTGCACACCGGCCGGTACAAGGTGCTGGCCCGCTATCGCTCCTACCACGGTGGCACCGATACCGCGGTGAACCTGACCGGCGACCCACGCCGGTGGCCCAATGACTACGGCACCAGCGGTGTCGTGCACTTCAACGGGCCGTTCCTGTACCGCTCCTCGTTCCATTCGGACAACGAGGAGCAAGAGACGCAGCGAGCACTCGAACACCTCGAGCGGCTGATCCAGATGGAGAACCCGCTGTCGTTCGCGGCCCTGATCCTGGAATCGGTGCCCGGCACCGCGGGCATCATGGTGCCGCCACCCGGCTACCTGAAGGGTGTCCGCGAGATTTGTGACCGTTACGGCATCGTCTTCATCGCTGACGAAGTGATGGCGGGCTTCGGGCGCACCGGAAAGTGGTTCGCCATCCAGCATTTCGACGTCGTGCCCGATCTCATCACGTTCGCCAAGGGGGTCACGTCAGGCTACGTCCCGCTCGGTGGTGTGGCGATCAACGAGTCGATCGCCAAGACGTTCGCCGACCGTCCCTATCCGGGCGGCCTGACCTACTCGGGTCATCCGCTGGCGACAGCCTGCGCGGTCGCCACCATCAACGCGATGAAGGACGAGGGCATGGTCGGCAACGCCGCGCGCATCGGCGGCGACGTGCTCGGCCCGGGCCTGCGTGAGCTGGCGGCCAAGCACCCGTCGGTCGGCGAGGTGCGCGGCCTCGGTGTGTTCTGGGCGATCGAGCTCGTCACCAACCGGCAGACCCGCGAACCATTGGCGCCGTACGGCGGGTCGAGCCCCGCGATGGGCGAAACGCTCGCGACGTGCAAGGCCAATGGTCTGCTCCCCTTCGCGAACTTCAACCGTATCCACGCGGTGCCGCCGTGCAACGTCAGCGACGCGGAGGTGGCGGACGGGCTGCGCATGCTCGACGCGGCACTGACTGTTGCCGACGGCCACACCACCTGA
- a CDS encoding MBL fold metallo-hydrolase, with protein MKISIIETSGLGDRSYLVDQGDTAVVIDPQRDIDRVLSLARDRGVTITHVVETHIHNDYVTGGLELARTVGAEYVVPAGDDVAYDRRPVRDGDVVDAGPIQLQVMHTPGHTHHHVSYVLRDKTGNVHGVFTGGSMLHGTTGRTDLLGAEHTDALTHAQFHSVRRLADELPAETKVFPTHGFGSFCSATPASGDDSTIADELVTNPALTQDEQTYVNDLLAGLTDYPAYYAHMGVINKAGPAPVDLSLPDPVDPDELRERIEAGEWVVDLRNRTAFAAGHLAGTRGFELSDSFVAYLGWLYDWGEPLTLIGESTDQIAEARRELVRIGIDELEGAAVGEVGSLSAGAELRSYRVASFTDLAEAVESADLTILDVRQQPEFESGHIPGAVNIPLHKLIERMSDVPEGEVWVHCASGYRSSIAASLIDRPGRTVVLVDDEYENAEKLQLTT; from the coding sequence ATGAAAATATCCATCATCGAAACCTCTGGGCTGGGCGACCGCAGCTATCTGGTCGACCAAGGTGACACTGCCGTCGTCATCGACCCCCAGCGGGACATCGACCGAGTCCTGTCGCTGGCCCGCGACCGCGGGGTGACGATCACCCATGTGGTGGAGACCCATATCCACAATGACTACGTCACCGGCGGACTGGAGTTGGCGCGCACTGTCGGGGCGGAGTACGTGGTTCCCGCCGGTGACGACGTCGCCTACGACCGCAGGCCCGTCCGCGACGGCGACGTCGTCGATGCCGGGCCAATTCAGTTGCAGGTCATGCATACTCCGGGCCACACTCACCACCACGTCAGTTATGTGTTGCGCGACAAGACAGGGAACGTCCACGGTGTGTTCACCGGCGGATCGATGCTGCACGGCACCACCGGTCGCACCGACCTGCTTGGTGCCGAACACACCGACGCGCTGACCCATGCGCAATTCCACTCGGTGCGGCGCCTCGCAGATGAGTTGCCAGCCGAGACAAAGGTGTTCCCGACCCATGGGTTCGGCAGCTTCTGTTCCGCCACACCGGCGAGTGGTGACGACTCCACCATCGCCGACGAGTTGGTCACCAACCCGGCGTTGACCCAAGACGAGCAGACCTACGTCAACGATTTGCTCGCGGGACTCACCGACTACCCCGCCTACTACGCGCACATGGGTGTCATCAACAAGGCCGGGCCAGCGCCGGTGGACCTGTCGTTGCCCGACCCGGTAGACCCTGACGAACTGCGTGAGCGCATCGAGGCAGGAGAATGGGTTGTCGACCTGCGCAACCGCACCGCGTTCGCTGCCGGTCATCTCGCCGGCACCCGTGGCTTCGAGCTGTCGGACTCCTTCGTCGCCTACCTGGGCTGGCTATATGACTGGGGCGAACCACTCACCTTGATAGGTGAGAGCACCGACCAGATTGCCGAGGCCAGAAGGGAACTCGTGCGTATTGGTATCGACGAGCTCGAAGGTGCGGCGGTCGGGGAAGTCGGCAGCCTGAGCGCCGGGGCCGAGCTGCGCTCCTACCGCGTCGCGTCCTTCACCGACCTCGCCGAAGCCGTCGAATCCGCCGACCTCACCATCCTCGATGTCCGCCAGCAACCGGAATTCGAAAGCGGCCACATCCCCGGCGCGGTGAACATACCGCTGCACAAGCTCATCGAGCGGATGTCCGACGTGCCCGAAGGCGAGGTCTGGGTGCACTGCGCATCGGGCTACCGGTCCTCGATCGCGGCCTCCTTGATCGACCGGCCGGGGCGCACCGTCGTGCTCGTCGACGACGAGTACGAAAACGCCGAGAAGCTCCAACTCACCACCTGA
- a CDS encoding sulfite exporter TauE/SafE family protein, whose amino-acid sequence MNIGIALALGAVIGVLLGLLGGGGSILAVPALVYVLGLGVEQAIPMSLIVIGIASAVGALPKIRAHQVQWRLAGIFAAAGIPATFIGTAIGKHLPQSVLLIGFALVMFVAGVRMLKDAGDTGTACSVGESGINWRRCAPRSIPAGFAVGLLTGLFGVGGGFLIIPALVLMLGVEMPIAIGTSLLIIVANSAAGVISHLGGAGIDWSITAAFVGTAIVGSLVAGHFGTKLETARLQRWFAYLVFVVAAYVLLDTIVLR is encoded by the coding sequence GTGAACATCGGAATCGCCCTCGCGCTCGGCGCCGTGATCGGTGTCTTGTTGGGTTTGCTCGGCGGTGGCGGATCCATCCTTGCGGTACCGGCACTGGTCTACGTGCTGGGCCTCGGTGTCGAACAGGCGATTCCGATGTCGCTGATAGTGATCGGCATCGCCTCCGCGGTAGGTGCGTTACCCAAGATCCGGGCACACCAGGTGCAGTGGCGACTGGCAGGAATCTTCGCGGCTGCCGGTATCCCGGCCACGTTCATCGGAACCGCGATCGGCAAGCATCTGCCGCAGTCGGTCCTACTGATCGGCTTTGCCTTGGTGATGTTCGTGGCCGGAGTTCGGATGCTGAAGGATGCGGGGGACACCGGAACCGCCTGCAGTGTGGGTGAATCCGGAATCAACTGGCGCCGCTGCGCCCCGCGGTCGATCCCCGCCGGATTCGCCGTTGGTCTGTTGACAGGGCTGTTCGGTGTCGGGGGTGGCTTCCTGATCATCCCGGCGTTGGTGCTGATGCTCGGTGTGGAGATGCCGATCGCCATCGGCACGTCACTCCTCATCATCGTCGCCAATTCCGCCGCCGGTGTGATTTCCCATCTGGGCGGGGCCGGCATCGACTGGTCGATCACTGCCGCGTTCGTCGGCACCGCGATTGTCGGCTCGCTCGTCGCCGGTCATTTCGGCACCAAGCTGGAAACGGCCCGACTCCAGCGCTGGTTCGCTTACCTCGTGTTTGTTGTGGCGGCCTACGTGCTGCTGGACACCATCGTTCTTCGCTGA
- a CDS encoding DUF302 domain-containing protein — MALAISTTLRASFEDAVAMTRKALSDQGFGVLTEIDVKSTLKEKLGEDMENYLILGACNPPLAHRAVNVDRKIGLLLPCNVVVRSDPAHEGSVIVDAMDPQIMVQVADEPGLREVADDAAAKLHAAIDALSQTAPAK; from the coding sequence ATGGCGCTGGCCATATCGACCACGCTGCGGGCATCGTTCGAGGACGCGGTAGCGATGACCCGAAAGGCGCTTTCCGACCAGGGGTTTGGAGTTCTCACCGAGATCGATGTTAAGTCCACGTTGAAAGAAAAGTTGGGCGAAGACATGGAGAACTATCTGATTCTCGGGGCGTGCAACCCGCCACTGGCACACCGCGCGGTCAACGTCGATCGAAAGATCGGGTTGTTGTTGCCGTGCAACGTGGTGGTTCGCTCGGATCCTGCTCACGAGGGCTCCGTGATCGTCGACGCGATGGACCCCCAGATCATGGTTCAGGTGGCTGACGAGCCGGGCCTGCGTGAGGTCGCCGACGACGCCGCCGCAAAGCTGCACGCCGCGATCGACGCGCTGTCCCAGACCGCGCCCGCGAAATAA
- a CDS encoding peroxiredoxin, whose protein sequence is MTTIETPAPVTTMPRIGDPAPAFTAQTTQGEINFPADYAGKWVIFFSHPADFTPVCTSEFMTFATMQEQFAAYHTELVGLSVDGLYSHIAWLRTIKEKISYRDMKDVEVTFPLIEDVSMEVARKYGMIMPGEDSTKAVRAVFVIDPKGTIRAVIYYPLSLGRNFDELLRVIQALQTADHFSVATPADWRPGDRVIVPPAGSCGTAKERMDGHVDGVECEDWFFCTKEISAQDVESAIRGNQ, encoded by the coding sequence ATGACCACCATCGAGACACCTGCTCCCGTGACCACAATGCCGCGCATCGGTGATCCGGCCCCGGCCTTCACCGCCCAAACCACCCAGGGCGAAATCAACTTCCCCGCCGACTATGCGGGCAAGTGGGTCATCTTCTTCTCCCACCCAGCCGACTTCACCCCGGTCTGCACCAGCGAGTTCATGACGTTCGCCACGATGCAGGAGCAGTTCGCCGCCTACCACACCGAACTCGTCGGCCTGTCGGTCGACGGGCTCTACAGCCACATCGCTTGGCTGCGGACCATCAAGGAGAAGATCTCCTACCGCGACATGAAGGACGTCGAGGTCACCTTCCCGCTGATCGAGGACGTCTCGATGGAGGTCGCCCGCAAGTACGGGATGATCATGCCGGGCGAGGATTCGACCAAGGCCGTGCGCGCGGTGTTCGTCATCGACCCCAAGGGCACGATTCGGGCCGTCATCTACTACCCGCTGAGCCTGGGCCGCAACTTTGACGAGTTGTTGCGCGTCATCCAGGCTCTGCAGACGGCCGACCACTTCTCGGTCGCAACACCGGCCGACTGGCGCCCGGGCGACCGGGTCATCGTGCCGCCTGCCGGCTCTTGCGGCACTGCCAAAGAGCGGATGGACGGTCATGTTGACGGCGTCGAGTGCGAGGACTGGTTCTTCTGTACCAAGGAGATCTCCGCGCAGGATGTCGAGTCCGCCATCCGGGGTAATCAATAG
- the trxA gene encoding thioredoxin: MTIKNLSGADFESTITDNPIVLIDFWASWCGPCRSFAPVFDRSAQSHPDVVHAKVDTEAEGQLAAALEIQSIPTVMAFRDGVLVYRQPGALPAAALEDLITRVKALDMSEVRAKIAATRP; encoded by the coding sequence ATGACTATCAAGAATCTATCCGGAGCCGACTTCGAGTCCACGATCACCGACAACCCGATCGTGTTGATCGACTTCTGGGCCTCGTGGTGCGGACCGTGCCGATCCTTCGCCCCGGTCTTCGACCGCTCGGCACAGTCGCATCCCGACGTCGTGCACGCCAAGGTCGACACCGAAGCGGAAGGGCAACTTGCCGCGGCGTTGGAGATCCAGTCGATCCCGACCGTCATGGCCTTCCGTGACGGCGTGCTCGTCTACCGCCAGCCGGGCGCCCTGCCTGCGGCCGCGCTCGAGGACCTGATCACCCGGGTCAAGGCGCTCGACATGTCCGAGGTCCGCGCCAAGATCGCCGCGACGAGGCCCTGA